One part of the Anaerolineales bacterium genome encodes these proteins:
- a CDS encoding YbaB/EbfC family nucleoid-associated protein, with the protein MDKLPGLGDMGGMLNQLRQLQGDLVKAQKELAKETVTAEVADGAVKIVITGDQRITSLEISPDVAGDPQKLAKLLMEGINEALEASRQMAKDRLGPLSQGLSF; encoded by the coding sequence ATGGACAAATTACCGGGTTTAGGGGATATGGGTGGCATGTTGAATCAGCTGCGACAGTTACAAGGCGATCTGGTCAAAGCGCAGAAAGAGCTGGCCAAGGAAACCGTGACTGCTGAAGTGGCGGATGGCGCCGTGAAGATCGTCATCACTGGTGATCAACGCATCACCAGTCTGGAGATCTCGCCTGATGTCGCGGGCGACCCACAGAAGCTGGCCAAACTGTTGATGGAAGGCATCAACGAGGCGCTGGAAGCTTCGCGCCAAATGGCCAAAGATCGTCTTGGCCCGCTTTCGCAAGGGCTGAGCTTCTAA
- the recR gene encoding recombination mediator RecR, with protein MLLPEPIQRVIEAFARLPGVGPKTASRLTFFLLRGDGALADELSKALGALRSGTATCGQCFNITAAGRELCPICDHPEREQSLLCVVEEPLDVLAIEHTQGYRGLYHVLGGALSPIEGVGPEDLKIAELLQRLKTGQVQELIVATNPSMEGDATAMYLQQQINPLGVRVTRLARGLPMGGDLEYADQSTLLRALAGRQNM; from the coding sequence GTGCTGCTGCCAGAACCGATCCAGCGCGTCATCGAGGCGTTTGCCCGCTTGCCAGGCGTTGGGCCCAAGACTGCCTCGCGCCTGACTTTCTTTTTGCTGCGTGGCGACGGCGCTCTGGCTGACGAGCTGTCCAAAGCATTGGGGGCGCTTCGCTCAGGCACCGCCACCTGCGGGCAGTGCTTCAACATTACCGCCGCCGGGCGTGAGCTATGTCCCATCTGTGATCACCCAGAGCGCGAGCAGAGCTTGCTATGCGTGGTTGAAGAGCCGCTGGATGTGCTAGCGATCGAGCACACTCAGGGTTACCGCGGCCTTTATCATGTGCTGGGCGGCGCTCTTTCCCCGATCGAAGGTGTTGGCCCTGAAGATTTGAAAATCGCCGAGCTGCTGCAGCGGTTGAAGACCGGCCAGGTGCAAGAGCTGATCGTGGCCACCAACCCCAGCATGGAAGGCGATGCCACCGCCATGTACTTGCAGCAGCAGATCAACCCGCTAGGCGTACGCGTCACCCGGCTGGCGCGTGGTCTGCCCATGGGTGGCGATCTGGAGTATGCCGATCAGAGTACGCTGTTGCGGGCGCTGGCTGGACGGCAAAATATGTAA